One part of the Arabidopsis thaliana chromosome 4, partial sequence genome encodes these proteins:
- the UGT73B1 gene encoding UDP-glucosyl transferase 73B1 (UDP-glucosyl transferase 73B1 (UGT73B1); FUNCTIONS IN: quercetin 3-O-glucosyltransferase activity, UDP-glycosyltransferase activity, quercetin 7-O-glucosyltransferase activity, abscisic acid glucosyltransferase activity; INVOLVED IN: metabolic process; LOCATED IN: endomembrane system; EXPRESSED IN: 20 plant structures; EXPRESSED DURING: 10 growth stages; CONTAINS InterPro DOMAIN/s: UDP-glucuronosyl/UDP-glucosyltransferase (InterPro:IPR002213); BEST Arabidopsis thaliana protein match is: UDP-glucosyl transferase 73B3 (TAIR:AT4G34131.1); Has 30201 Blast hits to 17322 proteins in 780 species: Archae - 12; Bacteria - 1396; Metazoa - 17338; Fungi - 3422; Plants - 5037; Viruses - 0; Other Eukaryotes - 2996 (source: NCBI BLink).), whose protein sequence is MGTPVEVSKLHFLLFPFMAHGHMIPTLDMAKLFATKGAKSTILTTPLNAKLFFEKPIKSFNQDNPGLEDITIQILNFPCTELGLPDGCENTDFIFSTPDLNVGDLSQKFLLAMKYFEEPLEELLVTMRPDCLVGNMFFPWSTKVAEKFGVPRLVFHGTGYFSLCASHCIRLPKNVATSSEPFVIPDLPGDILITEEQVMETEEESVMGRFMKAIRDSERDSFGVLVNSFYELEQAYSDYFKSFVAKRAWHIGPLSLGNRKFEEKAERGKKASIDEHECLKWLDSKKCDSVIYMAFGTMSSFKNEQLIEIAAGLDMSGHDFVWVVNRKGSQVEKEDWLPEGFEEKTKGKGLIIRGWAPQVLILEHKAIGGFLTHCGWNSLLEGVAAGLPMVTWPVGAEQFYNEKLVTQVLKTGVSVGVKKMMQVVGDFISREKVEGAVREVMVGEERRKRAKELAEMAKNAVKEGGSSDLEVDRLMEELTLVKLQKEKV, encoded by the exons ATGGGAACTCCTGTCGAAGTCTCTAAGCTCCATTTCTTGCTCTTCCCTTTCATGGCTCATGGCCATATGATACCAACTCTAGACATGGCTAAGCTCTTTGCCACCAAAGGAGCTAAATCCACTATCCTCACTACACCTCTCAATGCCAAGCTCTTCTTCGAGAAACCCATCAAATCATTCAACCAAGACAACCCGGGACTCGAAGACATCACCATCCAGATCCTTAATTTCCCTTGCACAGAGCTTGGTTTGCCTGATGGCTGTGAGAATACtgatttcatcttctccacACCTGACCTAAACGTAGGTGACTTGAGTCAAAAGTTTTTACTCGCAATGAAATATTTCGAAGAGCCACTAGAGGAGCTCCTCGTGACAATGAGACCAGACTGTCTTGTCGGTAACATGTTCTTCCCTTGGTCCACTAAAGTTGCTGAGAAGTTCGGAGTACCGAGACTTGTGTTCCACGGCACAGGCTACTTCTCTTTATGTGCTTCTCATTGCATAAGGCTCCCTAAGAATGTGGCAACAAGTTCTGAGCCCTTTGTGATTCCTGATCTCCCGGGAGACATTTTGATTACAGAGGAACAGGTCATGGAGACAGAAGAAGAGTCTGTAATGGGGAGGTTTATGAAGGCAATAAGAGACTCAGAGAGAGATAGCTTTGGCGTGTTGGTGAACAGCTTCTACGAGCTTGAACAGGCTTACTCAGATTATTTCAAGAGCTTTGTGGCGAAAAGAGCGTGGCATATCGGTCCGCTTTCCTTAGGAAATAGAAAGTTCGAGGAGAAAGCAGAAAGAGGCAAAAAGGCAAGCATTGATGAGCATGAATGTTTGAAATGGCTCGACTCCAAGAAATGTGATTCAGTGATTTACATGGCCTTTGGAACCATGTCTAGCTTTAAAAACGAGCAGCTGATAGAGATTGCAGCTGGTTTAGATATGTCAGGACATGATTTTGTCTGGGTGGTTAACAGAAAAGGCAGCCAAG TTGAGAAGGAAGATTGGTTACCAGAGGGGTTTGAAGAGAAGACCAAGGGAAAAGGATTGATAATCCGAGGGTGGGCGCCACAAGTGCTGATACTTGAGCACAAAGCAATTGGCGGATTTTTGACGCATTGTGGATGGAACTCGTTATTAGAAGGGGTGGCAGCGGGCCTGCCAATGGTGACATGGCCCGTGGGAGCCGAGCAGTTCTACAACGAGAAATTGGTGACACAAGTGTTGAAAACAGGAGTGAGTGTGggagtgaagaagatgatgcaaGTAGTTGGAGACTTCATTAGCAGAGAGAAAGTGGAGGGAGCGGTGAGGGAAGTGATGGTTGGAGAAGAGAGGAGGAAACGGGCCAAGGAGTTAGCAGAAATGGCGAAAAATGCGGTGAAAGAAGGAGGATCTTCAGATCTAGAGGTAGATAGGTTGATGGAAGAGCTTACGTTAGTTAAACTGCAAAAAGAGAAGGTATAA
- the UGT73B2 gene encoding UDP-glucosyltransferase 73B2 (UDP-glucosyltransferase 73B2 (UGT73B2); FUNCTIONS IN: flavonol 3-O-glucosyltransferase activity, UDP-glycosyltransferase activity, quercetin 7-O-glucosyltransferase activity, UDP-glucosyltransferase activity; INVOLVED IN: flavonol biosynthetic process, response to other organism; LOCATED IN: endomembrane system; EXPRESSED IN: male gametophyte, pollen tube; EXPRESSED DURING: M germinated pollen stage; CONTAINS InterPro DOMAIN/s: UDP-glucuronosyl/UDP-glucosyltransferase (InterPro:IPR002213); BEST Arabidopsis thaliana protein match is: UDP-glucosyl transferase 73B3 (TAIR:AT4G34131.1); Has 4778 Blast hits to 4740 proteins in 170 species: Archae - 0; Bacteria - 0; Metazoa - 0; Fungi - 2; Plants - 4776; Viruses - 0; Other Eukaryotes - 0 (source: NCBI BLink).), which translates to MGSDHHHRKLHVMFFPFMAYGHMIPTLDMAKLFSSRGAKSTILTTSLNSKILQKPIDTFKNLNPGLEIDIQIFNFPCVELGLPEGCENVDFFTSNNNDDKNEMIVKFFFSTRFFKDQLEKLLGTTRPDCLIADMFFPWATEAAGKFNVPRLVFHGTGYFSLCAGYCIGVHKPQKRVASSSEPFVIPELPGNIVITEEQIIDGDGESDMGKFMTEVRESEVKSSGVVLNSFYELEHDYADFYKSCVQKRAWHIGPLSVYNRGFEEKAERGKKANIDEAECLKWLDSKKPNSVIYVSFGSVAFFKNEQLFEIAAGLEASGTSFIWVVRKTKGIEIDV; encoded by the coding sequence ATGGGTagtgatcatcatcatcgaaaGCTCCACGTTATGTTCTTCCCTTTCATGGCTTATGGTCACATGATACCAACTCTAGACATGGCTAAGCTTTTCTCTAGCAGAGGAGCCAAATCCACAATCCTCACCACATCTCTCAACTCCAAGATCCTCCAAAAACCCATCGACACATTCAAGAATCTGAATCCGGGTCTCGAAATCGACATCCAGATCTTCAATTTCCCTTGCGTGGAGCTGGGGTTACCAGAAGGATGTGAAAACGTTGATTTCTTCACTTCAAACAACAATGATGATAAAAACGAGATGATCGTGAAATTCTTTTTCTCGACAAGGTTTTTCAAAGACCAGCTTGAGAAACTCCTCGGGACAACGAGACCAGACTGTCTTATCGCCGACATGTTCTTCCCCTGGGCTACTGAAGCTGCTGGGAAGTTCAATGTGCCAAGACTTGTGTTCCACGGCACTGGCTACTTCTCTTTATGCGCTGGTTATTGCATCGGAGTGCATAAACCACAGAAGAGAGTGGCTTCAAGCTCTGAGCCATTTGTGATTCCCGAGCTCCCTGGGAACATTGTGATAACTGAAGAACAGATCATAGATGGCGATGGAGAATCCGACATGGGAAAGTTTATGACTGAAGTTAGGGAATCGGAAGTGAAGAGCTCAGGAGTTGTTTTGAATAGTTTCTACGAGCTAGAACATGATTACGCCGATTTTTACAAAAGTTGTGTACAAAAGAGAGCGTGGCATATCGGTCCGCTATCGGTTTACAACAGGGGATTTGAGGAGAAGGCTGAGAGAGGAAAGAAAGCGAACATTGATGAGGCTGAATGCCTCAAATGGCTTGACTCCAAGAAACCAAATTCAGTCATTTATGTTTCCTTTGGGAGCGTGGCTTTCTTCAAGAATGAACAGTTATTCGAGATCGCTGCAGGGTTAGAAGCTTCCGGTACAAGTTTCATTTGGGTTGTTAGGAAAACCAAAGGTATTGAAATTGACGTTTGA
- the UGT73B2 gene encoding UDP-glucosyltransferase 73B2 (UDP-glucosyltransferase 73B2 (UGT73B2); FUNCTIONS IN: flavonol 3-O-glucosyltransferase activity, UDP-glycosyltransferase activity, quercetin 7-O-glucosyltransferase activity, UDP-glucosyltransferase activity; INVOLVED IN: flavonol biosynthetic process, response to other organism; LOCATED IN: endomembrane system; EXPRESSED IN: male gametophyte, pollen tube; EXPRESSED DURING: M germinated pollen stage; CONTAINS InterPro DOMAIN/s: UDP-glucuronosyl/UDP-glucosyltransferase (InterPro:IPR002213); BEST Arabidopsis thaliana protein match is: UDP-glucosyl transferase 73B3 (TAIR:AT4G34131.1); Has 30201 Blast hits to 17322 proteins in 780 species: Archae - 12; Bacteria - 1396; Metazoa - 17338; Fungi - 3422; Plants - 5037; Viruses - 0; Other Eukaryotes - 2996 (source: NCBI BLink).): MGSDHHHRKLHVMFFPFMAYGHMIPTLDMAKLFSSRGAKSTILTTSLNSKILQKPIDTFKNLNPGLEIDIQIFNFPCVELGLPEGCENVDFFTSNNNDDKNEMIVKFFFSTRFFKDQLEKLLGTTRPDCLIADMFFPWATEAAGKFNVPRLVFHGTGYFSLCAGYCIGVHKPQKRVASSSEPFVIPELPGNIVITEEQIIDGDGESDMGKFMTEVRESEVKSSGVVLNSFYELEHDYADFYKSCVQKRAWHIGPLSVYNRGFEEKAERGKKANIDEAECLKWLDSKKPNSVIYVSFGSVAFFKNEQLFEIAAGLEASGTSFIWVVRKTKDDREEWLPEGFEERVKGKGMIIRGWAPQVLILDHQATGGFVTHCGWNSLLEGVAAGLPMVTWPVGAEQFYNEKLVTQVLRTGVSVGASKHMKVMMGDFISREKVDKAVREVLAGEAAEERRRRAKKLAAMAKAAVEEGGSSFNDLNSFMEEFSS; the protein is encoded by the exons ATGGGTagtgatcatcatcatcgaaaGCTCCACGTTATGTTCTTCCCTTTCATGGCTTATGGTCACATGATACCAACTCTAGACATGGCTAAGCTTTTCTCTAGCAGAGGAGCCAAATCCACAATCCTCACCACATCTCTCAACTCCAAGATCCTCCAAAAACCCATCGACACATTCAAGAATCTGAATCCGGGTCTCGAAATCGACATCCAGATCTTCAATTTCCCTTGCGTGGAGCTGGGGTTACCAGAAGGATGTGAAAACGTTGATTTCTTCACTTCAAACAACAATGATGATAAAAACGAGATGATCGTGAAATTCTTTTTCTCGACAAGGTTTTTCAAAGACCAGCTTGAGAAACTCCTCGGGACAACGAGACCAGACTGTCTTATCGCCGACATGTTCTTCCCCTGGGCTACTGAAGCTGCTGGGAAGTTCAATGTGCCAAGACTTGTGTTCCACGGCACTGGCTACTTCTCTTTATGCGCTGGTTATTGCATCGGAGTGCATAAACCACAGAAGAGAGTGGCTTCAAGCTCTGAGCCATTTGTGATTCCCGAGCTCCCTGGGAACATTGTGATAACTGAAGAACAGATCATAGATGGCGATGGAGAATCCGACATGGGAAAGTTTATGACTGAAGTTAGGGAATCGGAAGTGAAGAGCTCAGGAGTTGTTTTGAATAGTTTCTACGAGCTAGAACATGATTACGCCGATTTTTACAAAAGTTGTGTACAAAAGAGAGCGTGGCATATCGGTCCGCTATCGGTTTACAACAGGGGATTTGAGGAGAAGGCTGAGAGAGGAAAGAAAGCGAACATTGATGAGGCTGAATGCCTCAAATGGCTTGACTCCAAGAAACCAAATTCAGTCATTTATGTTTCCTTTGGGAGCGTGGCTTTCTTCAAGAATGAACAGTTATTCGAGATCGCTGCAGGGTTAGAAGCTTCCGGTACAAGTTTCATTTGGGTTGTTAGGAAAACCAAAG ATGATAGAGAAGAATGGTTACCAGAAGGGTTCGAAGAGAGGGTGAAAGGGAAAGGTATGATAATAAGAGGATGGGCACCACAGGTGCTGATACTTGACCACCAAGCAACCGGTGGGTTTGTGACCCATTGCGGCTGGAACTCGCTTCTTGAAGGAGTGGCTGCAGGGCTACCAATGGTGACATGGCCTGTAGGAGCGGAGCAATTCTACAATGAGAAATTGGTTACGCAAGTGCTCAGAACAGGAGTGAGCGTGGGAGCGAGCAAGCATATGAAAGTTATGATGGGAGATTTCATTAGCAGAGAGAAAGTGGATAAAGCGGTGAGGGAGGTTTTGGCTGGGGAAGCAGCAGAGGAGAGGCGGAGACGGGCAAAGAAGCTAGCGGCGATGGCTAAAGCTGCCGTGGAAGAAGGAGGGTCTTCCTTCAACGATCTAAACAGCTTCATGGAAGAGTTTAGTTCATaa
- the UGT73B3 gene encoding UDP-glucosyl transferase 73B3 (UDP-glucosyl transferase 73B3 (UGT73B3); FUNCTIONS IN: transferase activity, transferring hexosyl groups, quercetin 3-O-glucosyltransferase activity, UDP-glycosyltransferase activity, UDP-glucosyltransferase activity; INVOLVED IN: response to cyclopentenone, response to other organism; LOCATED IN: endomembrane system; CONTAINS InterPro DOMAIN/s: UDP-glucuronosyl/UDP-glucosyltransferase (InterPro:IPR002213); BEST Arabidopsis thaliana protein match is: UDP-glucosyltransferase 73B2 (TAIR:AT4G34135.1); Has 30201 Blast hits to 17322 proteins in 780 species: Archae - 12; Bacteria - 1396; Metazoa - 17338; Fungi - 3422; Plants - 5037; Viruses - 0; Other Eukaryotes - 2996 (source: NCBI BLink).): MSSDPHRKLHVVFFPFMAYGHMIPTLDMAKLFSSRGAKSTILTTPLNSKIFQKPIERFKNLNPSFEIDIQIFDFPCVDLGLPEGCENVDFFTSNNNDDRQYLTLKFFKSTRFFKDQLEKLLETTRPDCLIADMFFPWATEAAEKFNVPRLVFHGTGYFSLCSEYCIRVHNPQNIVASRYEPFVIPDLPGNIVITQEQIADRDEESEMGKFMIEVKESDVKSSGVIVNSFYELEPDYADFYKSVVLKRAWHIGPLSVYNRGFEEKAERGKKASINEVECLKWLDSKKPDSVIYISFGSVACFKNEQLFEIAAGLETSGANFIWVVRKNIGIEKEEWLPEGFEERVKGKGMIIRGWAPQVLILDHQATCGFVTHCGWNSLLEGVAAGLPMVTWPVAAEQFYNEKLVTQVLRTGVSVGAKKNVRTTGDFISREKVVKAVREVLVGEEADERRERAKKLAEMAKAAVEGGSSFNDLNSFIEEFTS; the protein is encoded by the coding sequence ATGAGTAGTGATCCTCATCGTAAGCTCCATGTTGTGTTCTTCCCTTTCATGGCTTATGGTCACATGATACCAACTCTAGACATGGCTAAGCTTTTCTCTAGCAGAGGAGCCAAATCTACAATCCTCACCACACCTCTCAACTCCAAGATCTTCCAAAAACCCATCGAAAGATTCAAGAACCTGAATCCGAGTTTCGAAATCGACATCCAGATCTTCGATTTCCCTTGCGTGGATCTCGGGTTACCAGAAGGATGCGAAAACGTCGATTTCTTCACCTCAAACAACAATGATGATAGACAGTATCTGACCTTGAAGTTCTTTAAGTCGACAAGGTTTTTCAAAGATCAGCTTGAGAAGCTCCTCGAGACAACGAGACCAGACTGTCTTATCGCCGACATGTTCTTCCCCTGGGCTACGGAAGCTGCTGAGAAGTTCAATGTGCCAAGACTTGTGTTCCACGGTACTGGCTACTTTTCTTTATGCTCTGAATATTGCATCAGAGTGCATAACCCACAAAACATAGTAGCTTCAAGGTACGAGCCATTTGTGATTCCTGATCTCCCGGGGAACATAGTGATAACTCAAGAACAGATAGCAGACCGTGACGAAGAAAGCGAGATGGGGAAGTTTATGATTGAGGTCAAAGAATCTGATGTGAAGAGCTCAGGTGTTATTGTAAACAGCTTCTACGAGCTTGAACCTGATTACGCCGACTTTTACAAGAGTGTTGTACTGAAGAGAGCGTGGCATATCGGTCCGCTTTCGGTTTACAACAGAGGATTTGAGGAGAAGGCTGAGAGAGGAAAGAAAGCAAGCATTAATGAGGTTGAATGCCTCAAATGGCTTGACTCCAAGAAACCAGATTCAGTcatttacatttcttttgGGAGCGTGGCTTGCTTCAAGAACGAGCAGCTATTCGAGATCGCTGCAGGATTAGAAACTTCTGGAGCAAATTTCATCTGGGTTGTTAGGAAAAACATAGgtattgaaaaagaagaatggttACCAGAAGGGTTCGAAGAGAGGGTGAAAGGAAAAGGGATGATTATAAGAGGATGGGCACCACAGGTGCTCATACTTGATCATCAAGCAACTTGTGGGTTTGTGACCCATTGCGGCTGGAACTCGCTTCTGGAAGGAGTGGCTGCAGGGCTACCAATGGTGACATGGCCTGTAGCAGCGGAGCAATTCTACAATGAGAAATTGGTTACGCAAGTGCTCAGAACAGGAGTGAGCGTGGGAGCGAAAAAGAATGTAAGAACTACGGGAGATTTCATTAGCAGAGAGAAAGTGGTTAAAGCGGTGAGGGAGGTGTTGGTTGGGGAAGAGGCGGATGAGAGGCGGGAGAGGGCAAAGAAGTTGGCAGAGATGGCTAAAGCTGCCGTGGAAGGAGGGTCTTCTTTCAACGATCTAAACAGCTTCATAGAAGAGTTTACCTCGTAA
- the LEJ1 gene encoding Cystathionine beta-synthase (CBS) family protein (LOSS OF THE TIMING OF ET AND JA BIOSYNTHESIS 1 (LEJ1); FUNCTIONS IN: molecular_function unknown; INVOLVED IN: biological_process unknown; LOCATED IN: chloroplast stroma, chloroplast; EXPRESSED IN: 23 plant structures; EXPRESSED DURING: 13 growth stages; CONTAINS InterPro DOMAIN/s: Cystathionine beta-synthase, core (InterPro:IPR000644); BEST Arabidopsis thaliana protein match is: Cystathionine beta-synthase (CBS) family protein (TAIR:AT4G36910.1); Has 30201 Blast hits to 17322 proteins in 780 species: Archae - 12; Bacteria - 1396; Metazoa - 17338; Fungi - 3422; Plants - 5037; Viruses - 0; Other Eukaryotes - 2996 (source: NCBI BLink).), which translates to MGSISLSNSMPITRLPLLTSLYHQSFLPISSSSFSLLPLSNRRRSSTFSPSITVSAFFAAPASVNNNNSVPAKNGGYTVGDFMTPRQNLHVVKPSTSVDDALELLVEKKVTGLPVIDDNWTLVGVVSDYDLLALDSISGRSQNDTNLFPDVDSTWKTFNELQKLISKTYGKVVGDLMTPSPLVVRDSTNLEDAARLLLETKFRRLPVVDADGKLIGILTRGNVVRAALQIKRETENST; encoded by the exons ATGGGTTCAATCTCTTTATCCAATTCTATGCCCATAACTCGACTTCCACTACTTACATCACTCTATCATCAAAGCTTCCTTccgatttcttcttcatctttctctcttcttcctctctctaaTCGTCGTCGCTCCTCCACTTTTTCACCGTCAATCACCGTCTCTGCCTTCTTCGCTGCTCCTGCCAGcgttaataataataactctGTTCCG GCAAAAAATGGAGGTTACACAGTTGGGGATTTCATGACTCCGAGACAGAATTTGCACGTTGTTAAGCCCTCTACGTCGGTCGATGATG CGTTGGAACTTCTGGTTGAGAAGAAAGTCACGGGATTGCCTGTAATTGACGATAATTGGACACTG GTTGGTGTTGTTTCTGATTACGATTTGCTTGCATTGGACTCCATCTCTG GTCGCAGTCAAAATGATACAAACTTGTTCCCTGATGTCGACAGTACCTGGAAA ACGTTTAACGAACTACAGAAACTGATCAGTAAGACATATGGAAAAGTTGTTGGAGACTTGATGACACCGTCTCCTCTCGTTGTCCGTGATTCTACCAATTTAGAAGATGCAGCCag GTTGCTTCTGGAAACAAAGTTCCGAAGATTACCCGTTGTTGATGCTGATGGAAAACTG ATTGGGATCCTTACAAGGGGAAACGTTGTAAGGGCTGCGCTGCAGATCAAACGGGAAACCGAGAACTCTACATAG